AGAACTGGTAGCGGCGTTCGTCGTCCATACTCGGATACTGGTCGGCACCGGTCATCTCCTCGAACGTCATTCCCGAGAGGTACTCGTCGTAGGTGACGTCGTAGCTCGAGCGGAGCTGAAAGTCCAGCTTCCCGGTGTCGACGGTCGTCTGGAAGAGCATGTGGATCGCCCGGCGGACGAGTTCGTCCGTCTCCTCGGGCTCGAGCGCCGCTTCGAGCAGCGCGAGTTCGTTGCGAGTCTCCCGGTCGAGAGAGAGCGCTAGCTCGTCGCCGAAGTCGGCGTACGATTCCCGTACTTCGTCGTTGAGGTCGTCGAGACTCATACGAGGGCGGACTCGAGCCCGGCAGATAGGCCTTTCGTGCTCGTCCCGGCACGCGTCGGTCGTCCTCGAGCCGGTGACGCGATCCAGTAAACGTAAGACGGCACGCTCGCTAGCTGGGGCGATGAGTGACGCCGACGTCGACGCGTGGTCGCTTCCGGACGATCTCGAGGCCGTTCGCGAGTCGCTGATCGCGTGGTACGAGGACGACCGTCGATCCTTTCCCTGGCGCGAAACGGACGATCCGTACGCGATTCTCGTCAGCGAGGTGATGAGCCAGCAGACCCAGCTCGACCGAGTCGTCGACGCCTGGGAGGAGTTCCTCGAGCGCTGGCCGACGACCGCCGATCTGGCCGCCGCCGACCGGGCGGACGTGGTCGGCTTCTGGACGGGTCACAGCCTCGGCTATAACAACCGGGCGAAGTATCTCCACGAGGCTGCGAAGCAGGTCGAGAACGAGTACGACGGTGAGTTTCCGGAGACACCCGACGAGCTCCAGGAGCTGATGGGCGTCGGTCCCTACACCGCCAACGCGGTGGCGAGTTTCGCGTTCAACAACGGCAACGCCGTCGTCGATACCAACGTCAAACGCGTCTGTTACCGCGCCTTCGAC
This DNA window, taken from Natronococcus sp. CG52, encodes the following:
- a CDS encoding HhH-GPD family protein — its product is MSDADVDAWSLPDDLEAVRESLIAWYEDDRRSFPWRETDDPYAILVSEVMSQQTQLDRVVDAWEEFLERWPTTADLAAADRADVVGFWTGHSLGYNNRAKYLHEAAKQVENEYDGEFPETPDELQELMGVGPYTANAVASFAFNNGNAVVDTNVKRVCYRAFDVPDDDAAFEEAANELMPDDRSRVWNNAIMELGGVACQQTPRCDEVGCPWREWCGAYASGDFTAPDVPTQPSFEGSRRQFRGRVIGTLREYDELELDALGHRIRVDYAPDGAYGREWLEGLLSDLSDDGLVELDETDAEPVARLER